In the genome of Pelorhabdus rhamnosifermentans, one region contains:
- a CDS encoding TIGR04282 family arsenosugar biosynthesis glycosyltransferase, which produces MRNAIVVFSKVPKLGKTKTRLTTEKGGIMTPEEAMAFYEGCVLDVINVCIAAKCGDVWICYNHDGDHAYLENLLLRTADQSQIRGIFADKGGSFDDCMQYAADHILKNGSPDRLADSVMIVGGDIPSLQPELLQDAYGKMAKLAVSKSGLAVANKTTMSDFPVGAAMVEGACQEGGFSIIGFTCETSFDFHKVFYNMDGITALDMLVAKAKEEKIPLATVAMAPDVDIPIDLASMIPVLRALQLSACYDDSVMVPVNTIEVMEKIGLESATTPTQR; this is translated from the coding sequence ATGCGAAATGCAATTGTTGTTTTTTCTAAAGTGCCTAAACTAGGGAAGACCAAGACGCGCCTTACTACGGAAAAGGGCGGAATTATGACGCCGGAAGAAGCGATGGCTTTTTATGAGGGATGCGTACTGGATGTAATTAACGTATGCATTGCAGCGAAATGCGGTGATGTTTGGATTTGTTATAATCATGACGGAGATCATGCGTATCTGGAAAATTTGCTGCTCAGAACTGCTGATCAGTCACAGATTCGCGGGATTTTTGCGGACAAAGGCGGAAGTTTCGATGACTGCATGCAGTATGCTGCAGATCATATTCTGAAGAATGGGTCTCCGGATCGGCTGGCTGACAGTGTCATGATTGTTGGCGGGGACATTCCGAGTCTCCAGCCGGAATTATTGCAAGATGCCTACGGAAAAATGGCAAAGTTGGCAGTCAGCAAGTCTGGTCTAGCAGTGGCAAATAAGACGACGATGTCAGATTTCCCCGTTGGAGCGGCGATGGTAGAAGGAGCCTGCCAAGAAGGCGGTTTTTCCATCATTGGTTTCACTTGCGAGACGTCATTTGATTTCCATAAGGTATTCTATAATATGGACGGGATAACCGCTTTGGATATGCTCGTAGCCAAAGCGAAGGAAGAGAAGATCCCTCTAGCTACGGTTGCAATGGCACCGGATGTGGATATTCCCATTGATCTGGCAAGCATGATCCCAGTACTCAGAGCCCTTCAACTATCTGCTTGCTATGACGACAGTGTTATGGTTCCAGTTAATACGATTGAAGTAATGGAAAAAATCGGTTTAGAAAGTGCAACAACGCCGACTCAGAGATAG